The genomic interval GGGAGGAGAAAAATATGgtcaaaaatatttcaatttcaaaactgtttaaataataaaaatgtaatttatggataattaaattaaattaaatgaaaaagaaaaaggaaacagctTTAGGATTGCTCCTGATTCCAGGTCATCTCTCCTCATTCAACCTTTCAGATGGAAAGAACCAATCAGAAGTTCAGTCAGGCTCTGAAACTTCCTAATATGCACTGACTGCATAACAGATACTAAAGCTAGCATTCTCAAGTCTAACCAGTCTTTCTAATTTCCCANCCCCTCCTGGTCCCTTTAGAGAATTTCTCATCACCGTTTTCAGCAGGAGGAAGTTGTGGAGAGTTGCCATCCTGATTCCTTGGGGTTGGGTGTCTGGttctggttattttataaattatagataatgTGGAAATGATCTTACTTTTCAACAGGAAGAAAATAGATGGGATTTATtactaattttattcttaaaaaattgtaagaaaaaaaaagaaaggcaatgcACAATGAATTGTATCAAACTTTAGTAAATCACAAAGTGCTGCCATTCAGTGGGACATATAGAGTGTAAACATCCCGATCAAGTTTATGATATNGAAAGCCTGAGATTCCAGGAATGTGATGCGATCAGTGGGCTTTACAAAAGGTCATCTTAATTTGGGAAGGGATACTGACAAGAGatatggggagaaagaggaagtggtAAAGAAGGGTATAGATTTGGTCAAATGTTTTATAAGCATGTATGTAATTCTAAAATAAaggatttcagtttttaaaagttaaaaaaattgtatacacataatattaattaatagaagtttttataattgatacaaattgaagttataatttcttacattNGTGCAGAATTCATATATTGATACAGTTTAAGTTTTAAGAATACTGAGGCTTAGAGCGAGTCCTTCTGATAGCTGCTTACAGATAGTTTAAGATGATTAAGTAACACAAATNNNNNNNNNNNNNNNNNNNNNNNNNNNNNNNNNNNNNNNNNNNNNNNNNNNNNNNNNNNNNNNNNNNNNNNNNNNNNNNNNNNNNNNNNNNNNNNNNNNNNNNNNNNNNNNNNNNNNNNNNNNNNNNNNNNNNNNNNNNNNNNNNNNNNNNNNNNGATATTGAATGTTATTTCCTTATTAAGGATCTTTTGACCATGAGACATACAGCTTTCCCATTCTGCTTCAAAGAAGAATTGGACATCTTTACCTGCAGGCANNGTTGCTTATTGTGGCAAGGTAGCCACTGGACAGAAATTGCTCATATCATCTACAGACAATGTTCTGTTTAAAAGGACAAACAGAAGTGGAATAGTTGACTACTAAGATCTGCCAAGACAGGGTCAGCTGGTCCTTCATATTTCCTCCTTCACAAAGGTCTACCAGATGGTTCTGGGCCTGAAGGTTGAAGAACAGATGATCCAATATTATAATTATGAACTGTCCAGGTAGGCAGCTGTCtgtataaatgtttataatttggGAAGCTGTGTTTGGTGTTTCCTATATACTCAGGCAATACTTAATTCATACTcggatttctgacagggttgaagactagttatagtctcataatcaaactcaagttgtttagCATTCAGAGAGAGGTTATAGAGTGGAGGACATGGTTTCCAGATGATGTTTCAGGTCTAAACATAATTCAGGGATAGAATTGTAAGTCTTTAAGTTAGGAATGATGGTAGAGTACTTTATCTAATTGATAAACATGATGAACTAGATGTTAACTGTCACATCTAGTACTTTGTAATTTACATGTACTCTGTAATTTGCATGATTATTATGGTTTTGCTCAATTTATTTCTGAGAGAAGAGGTTTGTTTTCAATTGGACAGAAAATGTGAGATgtagggggtggttctgatgctttgatggGGAATCTGCATGTGAACTCTGAAGGTCCTGtttcccagttggttcttgatctatcaataaagatgctaccTATTCAGCCCCaaccctgccttcctgctgctgcAGGCCCTGTTTCCTTCAGTCCATGTCTAGGGTCAGGAGCTCCTGACTGCCTCCATGCTGGCTgtagtgcccccccccccaaccccaggaaCAGAAGCAGATGCTGGGGGAGCTTCTGTTCCCACTTATTCAAACAATGCATTCAAACCTGGCTGGAAAAGTTATGGGGATGCTGCTGGAAATGGACAACTCTGAGCTGCTGCACAGCTGGAGTCCCCTGAGTCTCTCTGATCCAAGGTGGAGGAACCTGAGGCCGTCCTGCAGGCTCATCTCTGATCCAATATGCATGAAGCTGTGGCAGTCCTGCAGGCTCATGATGCCAAGAATAAGCTGCCCAGAGGTGGGCACTGTTGCTACTGCTACCCCTTagacaagaaaaaagaatcaaaagcCAAATAACCCTTATGGCATCCAGCTAAGGTCTGAAGGTGTCCTCATTTGTCTGTGGACTTCCTCACCAGGAACCAAGTTACAAATTCAGTATGTCATTTTGTATCAGAAGGTCAATTATGAAGCACCTAGAAAATTTCAATTATAAGAATATATTCCCTGGGTTCTGTTGTGGTCCAGAtgataaaattttttttctattgtgggttctgtttttttcccccatcccAGAAATTGGTTTTGATGTATCCAAGACTTCAGTTTTGTAATAAAGGAAATAGaatctctctctttatatatatatttataatgacCTTGGCTGAACAGGTGGGATTTCCAGTTTTCCTGCTGGGAGGCTAAGGGAGCCATGGGAGGACAAATTTTTGCCATGCATGGGGGGTGGGTTGTGGAGAAGGAGCCATCAGCCATGTGAGATCACAAGAAGCATGGGCATTGGCCACTTCCCCAATTGGACCTGGGGTAGCAGGTGAGATATTAGGGACACCGTTaggctgagggcagatttaggggcTGAGCTGGGTGTGAAAAGAAGGGTTTGTGATAGCCAAGGAAACATTAGAAGCACCCAGCAATAAGACAGGGTGacaataagctaatgtgtgtatgtgtgtttcatctgCAGAGCTGAGGGAACCTGAGTGGGGCTGGTAGTGCAGTCCACCCAGAGCTTAAAGCTGGGCAGCAAAATCTTCACTCTATAGATTGTTCTACTTCACAGTAAGCAAACTCCTataggtgtgccctccatttttgCCTGTCACTTAATTCCATATGTCCTAAATTGACTACCAAGAATCACATCTGATACCAGTTTGCCAGAGCTACCCAGGTACCATATTCATTGTCTCCTCTTTATGGGACAAGTGATAGTGATCAAAAGTCACCAGAAAAAGGGCACTCGAGAGAAGCCTTTTCCTGGTCTCGATGCAAAAATTCtttatggggctggggagaggcctTAGTGGGTCACAGTGCTTGGtgttctatctttctttcttattcttttttctttttttaaagatttatttattatacttatatgagtaaactgtagctgtgtttagacataccagaagagggtatcagatcctattacagattgttgtgagccaccatgtggcctgggacatttggaagagcagtcagtgctcttaactgctgagccatctccccagcccgtaTAGTGGACCCTGGTtcctttcccagcacccacataactgTGCACAGATACCTGTAGTTCCACTTCACCTCCTCCTAACACCCCCTACTgactctgtgagcaccaggcacacatgagaTGCTCATAAGGACATGCAGGCCACACATGCTTCCACACTGAACAAGAGTGAGGCTCTGAAGAGGATCCTTCATCTGTTATTGGGTGTACAGGGTGgacacatgtgtgagtgcagtctgcttgtggacgttgtacatcgtggtgcgcactaggctccgcaccacgatgtacaacgtccacaagcagtattttctttttgagtgAGGAGCCCACTACAGAGGTGGCCTGGAACTGGATGCAGAGACCAGGCTGGACTAAAACAGACACAGATCCCTGTGTTCCACcattgctggtattaaaggtgtgtgctgggtCACTCAGGATCCagagtttgagacagggctcacatagctcaggctgaccttgaactcactatgtagctaaggacgGCTTGAGTTCTTGATTGTCCTGCCTCTATCTTCTGAGAAGTTAtggttatatttatgtttatggtaATGGTTAAGGTTAGTGTTGTTAGGGTTAGGGTGAGGGTTAGTGTTGGGGTAGAGGTCTTTGGGTTcaggttatggttatggttaggATCATTAGGGTTTGGGTTATTGATATGATTAGTGTACAGAGTCAAGGTCATGTTTTTATAAGAGCAATGATCTCTGGCTTCTTTAGTAACAGCTATTGTCAATACAGCTGGCTGTGACTGTGATGTCCTGTGAGAAGACACAATACACATCCCATCCATGTTTCCTCACTGTCCTCTAAGGCTCTCTGATCTGCTCCTGGTCATTGCCTTCACCTGTCATCCCCTTTGGGAGACTTAGGCTGGGGACTCAGGAGGAGATAAGGTTTGTGATATCCAGGTAGCCAGAGTGTAAGGTCCCTAGCAGGTTCCTGCTGAGTCTGTGATCTTGGGTGCTGGGGTTGGGCTGGGCTGCACAAAGGGCAGGGATTGTGGTAGAAACTCCATGTTTCAGGAAGACATACCTTCCCCTCATCTTAGTAGTTACTGGAGCTAGACCTAGGCTCATGACACCACCTCTGTTTGGAGATGTGACAGGAGTTGATATAACTTTGTTGTGTGCAGACATGAGCTGTTCCAGGTACTTAAAACAGATTGAACaaattttgttgtctttttttgtaTCATCTTTTAACATTCCATAAAGCATAGGTCTGAGACGTCCCCCCATTGGACAGGGTGGCCAGTGGTGGGAgtaggggtgtgggtggggttgtGAGGTGAACCTTCACCTCTTCCTGACAGAACATCACATTCAGAAGGAAGAAACGCCCAGGTCACATTACTGTAGCTTTCAGTTTCCTTGGCTGAAACTCTAATTGCTCTGTTGGCTCAAAAGGCACTGCTTGAATAGGCAGTGactctgtccctgttcctgccaTCTCCTCTGCTGCAGGCTCTGTTGTCCTCATGGTGGACACTGTGCCTGCCCTGTCTCCACAGCTGCTGTCTCTGTTGTCCTCATCATCTCTGGAGAGGCTGTGAGAACTTGAGTCAGGGTGAATTTCTTGTCTGCTGCCGTAGAAACCATGATCCTGGACCTGAGGCAACCCAAGGCTGGCACTGAGGGAGCAGAGCTTAAAGCTGTGAGAGCCCCTTGGAGAGGGGATGAGGTGTGAGAGGAGGATCTGGGGTCTGCTGGGTCCCCTTGGCCCTGAGCTTCTCCTGATGAAGTCACAGCCTTTCAAAGCTGGGGACAAAGAGAAGCAGGTAGGTGGGCACTGAAGACAGCTGGGcctgcagaggaagcagagaggagactaTGCTGAGTGAGTTTCAGCAGATAACCTCCCTGGTGTCTGAGCCTGGAGGCAGCTCAGAGCTCCCTCTGTATGTCCTTCTCAGGCCTTTGGCTCCCTCCACACCTCTTGTCTCTTTtttacctccctctctctctgagctgctagctcaggcctgccctgagccCTCCCCTGCCCAACACCCCACTGCCCCAGtcagcctgctctctctggccctgcatgctctgacttctcttctgttctttccaaTTCTGTGTATACTCAGCTTGGTCATTATCAACAGAGACTATGAGGATAATCCTGTGCTGTGGGACATGTGTGTGTGGCACCTGCTTAGTGTGGGTATATCCTGGAACTATGCTGGGGCTGGGCTTTTCCAAAACCAAAAGTCAGGACCAGGCATTTGTGATAGGCCTGTCAGCCTTCCTGGAGACCTGTATGTCTCTGAAGATGCGTGTAAGGGGCTGGTCACCATTGTGGAGCCATAGAATACAGGCTCCAGACTATTCCTGAGGCAGAGGTATAGGCTTCATATCTTGGGGTCACAGGCTGTTTGTGGATAAGGGGGTGTTGGAGACATGGTGCCTACACTGGGTTCTCCTCAAGGCTCTGAGAAAGGAAGGACCTATAATTCTGGTTAGAGCTTGGCTGCCCCTGAGCTGGGGATGAGGTGGGAAAGTTTGTGTGTAGCTTCCACGAAATGACTTGTGTGTCCCCAGCTGCCCAGTCTTCTGAAGGTGTGAGAGGAGACCAGACAGGGCTGTTTGTCAGTGTTGCGTTGTGTGTAGCCTTCACTCTGTGAGCATGGATGTGTTTTGGTCCTGTGTGCTGATCTCTTTCCCTGAGCAATGCAGTCTTTTATGAGGGGACCAACATCTGGGTGCATCTGGCCTCTTACCTCCTGCCTCAGGTGTTGATCTGCctctcctgtttttctcttcagCTCCGAGGACATGGAAAATCACCACAAGTCCTCTGTGCTCTTCCAGGTCACCTGTCTGCTTGTCCTTACACAGCTGCTTAGCTGGGTGACCACAAGTGAGTCTGTCCTGGtctgtcttcctgtgtctccCTATTGTGGGTGGAGCTGCCAGGTTCTCTGCGGGTCAGATGTGCAGGAGACTCACTTAAACCTGGCACCCAGGATTTCCCCATCTTTCCATTTACAGTGAGTTAGTAATGAAAATCTCAGGTGGGCAAGTGTGCATCAGCCTCTGAGAGGCTGACACTGGAATATCTTGAGTCcttggccagcctgagctccataGCCAGACCCTACCTGGGGAGCATAGCTGGGATAGCCTTGGACTGGCAGTGTGCCTGGGGTGTGTAGAACTGCAGAGGCCAGTGCTGGCTGCAGCAGAATGACTCAGGTGTGAGGAAGCAGCTGTGGTGGGGAGGACTGAGGTGGGAGCAGCCCTGGGGGCCTGGTGGTCCCTGGTGTGAAAAGCAGAGTCAGGACTCAGCCTTGagcagagcaggggcagggttTGAGTGAATTTTAGGGTCACAGAGGTGGTGATGGAGTCAGCAGACTGGTGTCGTGGCCTGTCCAGTGGCAGCAGTGTGCTAGACACAAATGGAGCAGTGCAGAGTAATAAGGAGCTCTTGGGGTCACAGTGCCTGTGTCAAAGTCCTCCAGTTTATAGGGCCAAAGGTTCCCATAGTGAGGCAGATGATCTTCCTTCTAAATGAAGAAGTGATTGGGGCACCTGGAATCCAGTGGGTTTTTCACAGAAGTATCCTTTGCCTTTGTATACTTCATGTCATGTGTATGAGTGAGCATTTTTTCCTGAATATATGTCCTTGTAGCAAAAACCTGTATTTTTGCTGGCCACAGAATCCAGAAGGTAGTCATGATCcattttgtgggtgctgggaattgaacctgcatcCTCTAGAGGAATCTGCTGTAACTTAattgctcagccatctcttcagcctcagctcCCTGTTTTAATATTCACATTATTCAGTGGATAAAGAGTTTGGTAGATAACAAGATTTAGGATTGGGTGTTGGAACTTCCCTGGGTCTTGTTTGAGACCAGTTACGCCTGTGTGTCCCAAGGTGTGGCCATATAACCAATTGTGTGAGCATCTGTAGTGATCTTTATAGATTTATGATCTTGAACCCACCCAAACATACTGAGGCTGGAGCTCTCAGTGAAGAGTCAGTTCCCTAAAGTGTGTCTGGTGACCAGGTACATCCaagctggagaaagaaaacacaaaggattCCGTCAAGGAAGGGTCTGGGAccagaaacacagaaactcagaagagttttttttttttttttttaaaaacatcatttatGGGATGCACCGCTATGTCCAAAGGTAACTTGAACATTAGTGCATTAGTTAGGCATGCATGCCTAATGCATGGTGCATAGAACAACCCCATCCATCCCTTGCTTTCTGCTGGGATGTTTTTCCCCTTTAGAATGTGTTCTCTGCATCCTCCtgtgtctctccagcctctcactgCTACATCTGTGTCCACAGAGGAGTTCCGGGTCTTTGGTCCCTCAGACCCCATTGTGGCTGCACCAGGTGCAGAAGCCATCCTTCCCTGCTCCGTGTTTCCAGCCATGAATGTGGAGAACATGGAGGAGCTGAGGTGGTTCCGCAGCAGATTCTCAGAAGCAGTACTTGTCTATCGGGACCAAGAGGAGCAGAAAATAGAGCAGATGCCTGAGTATTCACAGCGCACCTCTCTGGTGAAGGATCAGTTCCATCAAGGCAAGGCTGCTGTGAGGATCCAAAATGTCCAGGCATCAGACAGTGGGATATACATCTGCCACTTCAAACAGGGAGTGTTCTATGAAGAGGCCATCTTGGAACTGAAGGTGGCAGGTTGGTTAACTGATCCTTGTTCTAAAAACCTTGGGTGACCTGTGTGTGCCAGGAAACTGAGGGTTCATGCCACTCAGCCCcttattttctttgatgttttgagAGTTCTTATGTTTGCCAGATTGTCCTTGACCTTGCCGTGCATTGCTGGGCTCACAGGAGTGCTCTCATCTCTCCTTTTTATATCTACTTATTTATAGTTTCCCTTTTTGATATGAGAAATGGGTAGTAAATTCCTACATAGATAATTCAACTCAAATTCTATAGGTAGATCCCCTAAAATGTGCTGTGCTAGTTCTGTGAGTTAGGGATCCTGTCGGTGTTATGAAATACCAGCGGTTGGAATTTATAATTTAGAGGGGTTGGCAGGAAAGTCACTGAGTGTCAGTGAGCAGTCAGTGAGAAATGATGGTCAATGCTAAAGGCAAGtgatggaggggaggaaggaaggatgctcaAGGTCTGTCTTCCCTGAGAGGACAGCTGGGTGTAGGCCTGCCATGAGAGTCTCAGGTGTGTGGCTAATGGACAGATGGAGTGCTGGTTCCCACCTCAGGGCTCCTGTGTTCAACTTCCTTCACATTCCACAGGATCTTGTGATTGATATAGGAGTGTTCTGTTCCCCACAGTGCTCTCTCCAATCTCTCCTCGCTCAGGCAGTAGGGGCTCAATCTAGTTCCAATCCTTTCCCCTTCAATTCCCATCTGTCCTGTGAAAGGTTCCCATGAGTGACATAGTTGTTCCTGGGGTCCCTCAACCTAAAGTGGCTTCTAACACATCTCTTCTCCTTCAGCAATGGGCTCTGTCCCTGAAGTACACATCAAAGGTCCAGAAAATGGtggagtgtgtgttgtgtgcatgacCTCAGGGTGGTACCCGAAGCCCCACGTGCATTGGAGAGACTCCAGAGGAGAGAATCTCACAGCATCCTTGGAGATCCACCATGAAGATGCTCAAGGACTGTTCAGCACAGAGACTTCGTTGGTGGTGAGAGATAGCTCTGTGAGCAATGTGACCTGCTCCACCTTCAATCCTGTCTTGGGTCAAGAGAAAGCCATGGCCATGTTCATCCCAGGTGAGAGATGTCCCTCACTCCTTCAGAGCCTGGGTTGTGATGGTCTTCCTGGAGTGTGGTGGGCTGTCTCTCCTCAGATTCATCCatcactgtctctctgcctgggccacagagcCCTTCTTCACCAAGGCCTCTCCCTGGAAGCCAGCTTTTCTTGTAACCCTGACCATGATGGGACTCCTAGTCTTAGGGTCAAGCTATCTTCTCAGAAGGCAACGTTCTGCAAGGGTGAACGTGCAGCAGGAAACGGTGAATCTTCAGCGTGAGAAGGATGAGTcacagaagacaaaggaggaTGCTCTGAGGACTACTAGTAAGTCACCATGGCAGTGAAGGACAGGGTCAGAGTCCCCAGGAGGGCCCAGTGTTCTGGGATCAGAGTAGGTGGAATACAAAATCCAGAGAGGACGCCTGGGGTCCTGTGGGTCAGGTGGCCTGTAGTTCAGAGTATCAGAAACCCA from Mus pahari unplaced genomic scaffold, PAHARI_EIJ_v1.1 scaffold_11959_1, whole genome shotgun sequence carries:
- the LOC110315114 gene encoding butyrophilin subfamily 3 member A2-like, which translates into the protein MENHHKSSVLFQVTCLLVLTQLLSWVTTKEFRVFGPSDPIVAAPGAEAILPCSVFPAMNVENMEELRWFRSRFSEAVLVYRDQEEQKIEQMPEYSQRTSLVKDQFHQGKAAVRIQNVQASDSGIYICHFKQGVFYEEAILELKVAAMGSVPEVHIKGPENGGVCVVCMTSGWYPKPHVHWRDSRGENLTASLEIHHEDAQGLFSTETSLVVRDSSVSNVTCSTFNPVLGQEKAMAMFIPEPFFTKASPWKPAFLVTLTMMGLLVLGSSYLLRRQRSARVNVQQETVNLQREKDESQKTKEDALRTTSALREELDRRKAAYRAAWRKAQLYADWRKEHFQAWTFTLDPASAHPNLAISQDKLSVTRKDSCRKLCDPSSVLGIRGISSGRHYWEVKLRNGDNSEWTLGVCRDGVDRKDFYFESPGKGFWTVGRSWRRYWASMDYRWALLSVRQAPQSVGVFVDYTEGDLSFYNMSDMSHMFSFHEASFSGTLFPYFRLRTGNVSMIISSMPCVPEGREGELEEEGEEQGEGKQGEESSFLQQGRNSLFP